DNA from Lineus longissimus chromosome 7, tnLinLong1.2, whole genome shotgun sequence:
GATACAGTTGCGTGTGCATTAGTGTGGCGAAAATAGTTCTCCAGTGGTACAGGATTCATTTCAAGAAGTCGATTCCGTCTGAATAACTTACGCTGTATAAACACAATTTAGAGCTTTTCAAAATGCATTCGGAGTGATCTTATAGAAGGGATTAGGGAGTATCTATCAGTATCTCACTGTTGTGTATGGTGTAAACTGTAATTGATTTTATGTGACACTATATATAGTTTCTAGTTGGTGAGggaattttgtctttgattagGTATGGAAGTGAAGTGTTCTCTCTTCCCTTTATTTTCTTCCTGAAATAATGACAAATATGATCATGATCAGACGCAACCTAATCATACATGAAATGCAGCGTCAGATCGAGAAAAGAAGGCCTTGGCACTTGCATACAGAAGTGCTGCACCAGTGATCCAATGCTTTGAACTTGACTGTCTAGGGGCAGGGGCATAGCTAGCAGGGAACTAACATAAAacgtgtttttgaccatgattttggctcAGATAGTAATTTTGTTCGCCGAAGACCAAAAAGCAAGCTATGCTCCTGCAGTCCTGTCTGTGTTGTATTTAAAGATGTTAATGTGTTGTTAAATCAGTTCCTTTTACTTTCATTAGAACTTTGCCTCGTTGTAGAATGTCCTGTGTTGATACAAGCTCTGCTCATGGAGGATACCGGGCGTCTGTCACATCGGCCTGAATATGTTAAGCTTATGCACGTTATCAGCTTAACTCCCATCTCTAATGCCATGCGCCCGGCGAGAAGGCAGTCTGTACCCTACTTTTAACCAGCTGGCGGCTGCCGTGTGAACCCTGTGGTTATCTACCTCCGGTATCCAACTTGAGCTCTACCTAAAGGAGATTAAGGTCACATATTTAGCTTGTGTGGCATAGCATGTGCATACAGCTTTAGTATATTTTTGTTATTAAATTCATTCAACTTGAACTGACTCTTTCTCGCTTCACTGACAAAATTCATAGGAAACTTCTGTGCTGCACACCTTTGAccggggactattcctcctgctacacccgTCTCAAATTGTAACAGGGTTTATACCATTGAAAGGTTATTAGTTTTGGAGGACTgtaactccttctacaccagccacaggttgtgagagacaagggactatagatccttctacaccagccacaggttgtgagagacaaggGACTATAAATCCTTCTACACCAactacaggttgtgagagacaagggactatagatccttctacaccagccacaggctgTGAGAGACAAGGGACTTTAGATCCTTcaacaccagccacaggttgtgagagacgagGGACTATAgatccttctacaccagccacaggctgTGAGAGACTAGGGACTATAgatccttctacaccagccaaaaGGCTGTGACAGACAAGGGACTATAGTTCCTTCTACACcaaccacaggttgtgagagaccagGTAACTCTGGCGTCTCaatcacaggttgtgagagacagaggACCAATTGTGGTGTTAAAGACAGCGGAGTaattctcctgctacaccagccgaaGGTTGTGGAATACTGGCAACTGCCCCTCTTGCTAAATCGGCCACAGAATGTGAGAAACAGGCCAACAAGTTGTGAGCGACGACGAAAGCTAttgctcctgctacacaagccacacaTTTGGActgggactattcctcctgttgcACCAGCCGCTTGTTGTTAAAGACAAGGGACTTTgccaccggttgtgaaagactcagccacaagttgtgcgAGACCGACAGGGAACAAAacttcctgttacaccaaccAAAGCTAGTTGTTGTGAGAGACAACATAATATACACCATGTATCACCAGCTACAGGCCGGTGGTGAGAAAGAGGAGACCAAGATGTAGAGGGTTGGGGTTACTCCTGATACACCAGCCGCAATGTGTAAAGACGGCTCTCTTCGGCTACGTCAGCCATGGTTGTTAAAGACAGGAGAGTATTCCTAcaacaggttgtgaaagacagggatcATTTCTTCCTGCTACGCCTTtcgccggttgtgaaagacagggaccatttcttcctgCTACGCCTgtcgccggttgtgaaagacagggaccatttcttccCGTTACACCTgtcgccggttgtgaaagacagggaccatttcttcctgttacacctgtcgccggttgtgaaagacagggaccatttcttcctTTTACACCTgtcgccggttgtgaaagacagggaccatttcttcctgttacacctgtcgccggttgtgaaagacagggaccatttcttcctgttacacctgtcgccggttgtgaaagacagagaccatttcttcctgttacacctgtcgccggttgtgaaagacagggaccatttcttcctgttacacctgtcgccggttgtgaaagacagagacCATTTCTTCATGCTCCCCCTgtcgccggttgtgaaagacagagacCATTTCTTCCTGCTCCACgtcgccggttgtgaaagacagggaccatttcttcctgttacacctgtcgccggttgtgaaagacagagaccatttcttcctgttacacctgtcGCAAGTTATGGATGATctgggactattcctcctgatACAAAGCGAGACTATTTCCTCCTGCTGCAACATACACCAGTTGTGAAAGACGCGGAATCCCATACAGGAAAACTGGTTAGCCAACTTATGGCTAAGAGAAAGTACCACTGCTGGCCCCACGACCGAGGAATTgaccctgtctttcacaacctggtcCGAAAACGGAAACGAGTGTGGTTGATCACAGACTATTTTCGTGTCTTTTGGTTGGTTTAGCAGGAGGTTCAGTTTCCTGTCTCTTATACAAAATGTGCTAATGCAGCACTGGCATGACGTATTAAACCCAGtcgctggtgtagcaggaggaatagaccctctctttcacaacttgagacaggtgtaacaggaagaaatggtccctgtctttcacaaccggcgacaggtgtaacaggaagaaatggtccctgtctttccCAACCGGCgacaggtgtaacaggaagaaatggtccctgtctttcacaaccggcgacaggtgtaacaggaagaaatggtccctgtctttcacaaccggcgacaggtgtaacaggaagaaatagtccctgtctttcacaacttgcgacaGGTCAGAAATGAATAAATCACAGGAATCACAGATTGAAAGAAGCTTTATCTTTTATTAAGATTTAGGATTGTGGCAATTGAATTTAGGATGTTCAATTGATGGCTTACCAgtggatttttttcttgtttggGGCCCTACTGGTCACTTTTTGTCCGTCATTATGGAACATTAAAGACAACGGAAAGCCATTTATTTTCGTCTTCAGTTTCGTCTTGTTCATTGTATGGACCAACTTTCCGGTtatcaaaatggtaaaattGGATGGTTCTGCGTgatcatgttttaaaaaaaatatatctAAGTCAATTCTCACTCGCGTAATATTTGTGAGTGAAGAACGATGGTATTGGCCGGTGTCTTGACGACGTATTCGTAACCGTAAGTCAACGGAACCTCTCTAATTATCCAATGTGGTGGTTCAGCGAACTGCAATAGGGGGTAGACGAGTAGGTTTCGATAAATACTTTCTCACCAATGAGACGGCGTCGACGCTGTTAGTAACATCCGAATGTTCATCAACATTACTGAAACCAGTGTCCTTGCTTCTTAGTTGCGAGGGAGGCCCGTTTATTCCTTTTGAAGGATTGACCTTAACATTTGAATCACATGACATGTCGTCCTTGACCTCGCCTGCCTCAGGGTCAGCGCGAGATTTGGTTCTGGCCTCCTCATGTGCACGTGTGTCCTTGTCCGTTTCGCTTCCCTTTCGAGGCCGCGGCGTGTCACCTCCCGGGGTGTGCCGGACGCTTCGATGATGTTCTGTATGCGGGGTGTTCGGTGTAGCCCTGCTATGGCCGCTCAGCCGACTGACTGGCGTTCGTCTGTGTCCGTATTTTGCGTATGCTTCTTTGATTCCTTCCCGTTGCAGAAACGGCCGACCAAGCATCATTCGGGTCTCCATTCCATGAAACTGCTTGTCGAGGTCGTTTTTCCTAAGCGGTGCGATGGTTCTCCGACCTAAAGTAAAATCATTATCAACAAGTATCAAGAATTACTGGAACATCTTACACGGGCTGTGGCCAAGCCTACACACGTGCGAAGGGAGTCGGCCTTCCCTTTCGTCTTCGTCTAGGATGGTTGGCCTCGGGTATTTATTAGTGAAAGGGAAACTTAAACCCAACAACAGACCAAGGACGAATGATTTGCCCAATATGTATCTCATTTTCGTGTCATGAAGACAATACATATACGCGGCTTCAGGCGGAGACAAAATCTGTCTTTGAGACGCGATAGATGTACAGTATGTACTAGTTTAATGAGAACAGATTTAAGATGTCAGAGTAACACGTTTTTGCACTTACAAATTATCTTCTTGGAAGTGAATGGAACCTTCTTTATAGTGTCATCGGTCTTGCCATCCTCCTCCAATAGCCGCTCTTCCTTCTCTCTGCCCTCTTTCTCAATCTCACCCTTACACCTCTGCCGCTTCAATGCGCTCGCGCACTCGATCCTGTGAAGATTCCTCCGCAGGACACGCGCGTAATCATTGCGACATTCATCCAGACGACACTTCGCTTCCTTTGCCCGGAGTGTTGCTGGTTCCAACTCTGTCAGAGTCTGACGAACCTTGCCTTTCAGCGCATCAAACGTATATCTCCGATCAAGCGCGGCTTGGTATTCGGAAGAATCACGCGGGAACTCCCTGTTTGGGAACATATTCAACGTGACCACGTGTTGGTAGGCTTCAATGGCGCGCAAAGAGTCTTTATATTTCTGCACGAGGTTTCTGTTCCGTCCCACCGCCAGACGGATGCTCCTGTCAATGACTTGCACTTTCAGATTGTGTACTTTCTGTTCTACGTTATTGATGATCGTGATACGTTTTCTGGTGGAGTCTGAATAATTCACGGAGGCCATGAATCTGGAGTTTTTGGTCATGCCTACCGCGCCGCCCAGCTCTCGCATCAACTCGCGATTGTGAACTTGCGGCATCTTGGCGAGATGATGACGCGTCCTACAGAAAAAAGAACGCAAAAGGTATAAAACACAAAACGATCTTTTCTTTTGGCTCGATGTCTTCTTCTCGCAGTCTGGACGCGGGGGTTACGGGGCTGGAGGTATATATACGTGTTACAGTGAATCACACGTACCTTGTCAGACTCCTATCCCTTGGAGTCAGGTACTTCTTCTTTCAGCCGGGTCGAGCCGCGAAAGCTACGCAATGAGCAGAGATCTCTACTTCGTCTCGAAATTTGTTCCGTCTGCGCTCTTCAAATACCGTCTGCTAAAGGCCTTCGGCGATTTATTTATCATTCTAAATCCATAAAGCTCTTTCAAATTGGTTTAATTACGGTTACCGCTGTGTTATGGCGCATTATTGTTGTATTAGCTGCGCTTGGTAAACCTTGCGAAAATCTTACAAAGGCACGTTCGAAGTTTGACCGCAGAAGTGGTCTTTCTTGAAAGATTGTGCCAATAATAAACATATAGATATAAAACGAGGGTAACTATTATATTATTTTTACGAGCCAGTGATATATCCCTTATTTGTTTCAACGGATCATGCCAAGTATAAAGGTGTGACTAATTCGACGACGTCAATGTGTACGTCATCGCGGACATTTGGGCCAGTGTAAAGGTATTAAATTGATGTCCGTCTGAACAAGTGTCTAACACTGTTGTCTGATGGTGCGCGGTTACAGAGACCAATTACTCCAGATGATTGTACCTTGAGGATGtgataaacatacatgtacatatatataaagTCGCACACGGCTTTAGTTACGTGGACAGTTGTTTTTATAAAAAACGGACAGACCACCGCTCTTTGGAACAATCTGTTGACAACACATAAGGACTATAAAACGGGGGGCTTCAATCACTTTTACCAAAAAcgaaaaaacaaactttagatTGGGGACAGGCCTATCCCTTTACAAGGTAAATATTCAAAGGATAATTGAATTGTATTTCAAACTAAACATTTGCTTAGCATGATTTTATAGTTCAAATATTTGGTTGAGCGAAGAATGCGAGAGACATCATTGGCGAATTCGGCCGAGACTAATTTGAGTTTGGTAAATGAGCAAGACTAAAAGAGACGCCCTTCCAGCAGAAGACTTTAGGCTGATAGCTAAGCATGCTCGGGTCATTAATTAGGGAATGTGATAACGGGAAATATCATTAATTTGATTCCGGGATCGCCAGATCTGAACTCGTAAAGCGATAGTAGACTATAGATTGCTCATAGTCAAGGAAGGGCCGGTgagatttgtgtacatgtatatatataactTGTTGGTGAATCGAATTCTCCCCTAATTTTACGATTTAAGAGCGGCGGTTTATGGtttattgtaggcctatattctgATTTGGGGAATAAATTGGACAGAGTGGTTGATTATCCCAGATCACGACATACATCAGTTATCCCGTTAATCCAGGGATCAGACGATCAGAGAAAAAGAAGTTCTGAAAACACCTTTGTTCAATTCGTGTAATGGAGGATTACCGCCTAAATATAGCCAGGGGTTAAGTATTTTCTTAAAAAACGATAATGTACCGTTCTATCGGACTAGGGTGGACGTCTTCACAGTGTTGTCTTCTTTCCTCTGTTGGTCGGATTCTGGGCATGCGGTCGGGATGAAGACAATACGATCAGAACAAAACAGGATGCGAAGGTGGCATCTTAATCATCGCAGGAAAATTCGAACTTCCCGCTTCGGGATCTTATCCCAGGCATAGTCTCCGTAAAACCCGCGTGGCGCCACTGGGAACACACCTGTTACATAAAGACTGGACCTTGGTGTTGGACACAAAGCCATACACAACCAACAGCCTTTGAATAGGTGAGTCTAAGAACTTTTCCAATGCGATATTTTGTCAATCAATTCACGAATAACAAGGTGCAGCAGTCACAACCGTGGGGTCACAACCATGgagtcacaaccaaccaaaaGCATCCCGGCTGGGACGGAGCGCGGTCTGCTTTTAGTAGTTGGATTACTGAAAGATAGAGGGCAGGTTGGCATGGGACGAAGTTATTTTGGCgcgaatttgaaaatggtctGCTAAACCACGTGGCGGAGACTCGTCAAGTTTCTGCCACGGCGAAAATGGGACATGAAACCTTGACATTGGTTGTCTCCCATCACAGCTTGTCTTGACTTGCAAGCCGTCTCTAAACTTTCTCCTATCATGTCCCTTTGTGAACCAAACAACCTTGATTTCTAATTTCAGGGCATGGTATAATTATCAGACATGAGTGGTCCAAGAGTAGCAATCGTTGGTGGAGGCATATCTGGCCTTGTCTGTGGCGCAAGACTGGGACAGCTCGGCCTgaaggatgtgactgtctttgaTACAGGTATGGGACGGGTTCTCAAATCTTGACGAATGTGGTGCAATGGTGCAGATTTGTCAGAGATAGGGGACAACATTTGccgactggttgtgacatgttgactggttgtgacatgttgtgGTATAATGATTGTGACCTGATACAGTCCGTGGCTGTTGATACAACttgcaggttgtgactttgtaaAGACAGGGAAAACTGATAcgtctttctggttgtgacattgttaaGCAATCAGTCAACTTCCTCAAATCTGATAAAATATGTCTACTTCTCAGTTTAAAGTAGTGTGGTCAACAATTCTTGGGTGATGACAAAGACCAAGTCTTGGTAGGCCAAAAAAATTGTAACATGAGTGAACTAGTGATTAATAACATCTTCCAATTGACACTTCCAGGTAGGAGGGCCCCAGGAGGACGGTGTTCAAGTCGCAATGTCAACATCAACGGCAAGATTCACGTCTTCGACCACAGTGCTCAATATTTCACCGTCAGTGATGAGAAGTTTGCCAAGATTGTCGGCTTTCTAAACCGTCAGGGTGCAGCTAAAATCTGGAATGGGAAAGTCGGTCGATTGAAAAGTGGCAGGATATTTGAAGAATCTAAAGCACAGATGTTCATCGGGACTGATGGGATGCAGTCGATTGCGCAATCTTTAGCAACGCAGGTCAAAGTTCAACCGAAAACTTGGGTTGGGAATGTCCTATGGGAGCCGACGATAAAGCGTTGGAGAGTTGACCGCTATGGCCATTTTGATTATTTGGTCGTAGCGCATAACGGGAAATGTGCAGACAAATTGATGGCATCTGCAGGTGTGCCCGATATTCATAAACTTTTACGGGTGAGATTTGGTGACCGGCTTCTCCCGAATGACCAGCGCATGCAGTTGTGTTCAATCTGGTGCCTGCTTGTCGCATTCCCGCAGACTCTGAAACTGTCAATAGATGGAGCCCATGTGGATGGTATCACATCCAGGGACGGCAAACCATCCATTATTTCCTGGATAGCTAACAATACTCAAAAGCTGCAAAAGCCTTCTGAAAGACAAAATGGACCTGAATGCTGGACGATCTTCAGCACCAAAGAATTTGGGACAGCGAATAAGGTACCACAGGAAAACATTCCACCAAAGAAAGCGGAAGAAGTCACAGAACGCCTCCTAGTGGCTTTTGCAGAAGTTACAGGCCTGAAGAGAGGTGCGTTAAAGCCTTGTTTTACCAAAGTGCAGCTATGGGGAGCTGCCGTCCCCATGAATGTTCTTGACAACGGCGAGGAGTGCGTTTTTGACGGAATGCACCATGTTGGAATTTGTGGCGATTGGTTGACAAGCCCTTGTATAGAGGGCGCAGCAGTGAGTGGTCTTGCGGTGGCGGAAAAGATTTACAAAGATTCACAGGGAAAACAAGAAGGAACATCGTTATGTTGCAAATTTAAACCAACAGAGTCAGTAGTCATTGGTGCTTTTCCAACAAATCCAGCTTTGCATTTCAATCCTCTCCCTCATCACCAATGAGCCACTGGGCCCTGGGCTATAAAGAAGACAGGACAAGTCGCTACTCAGAAATAACTTTATTCCATTCCATATCGATGGACAACAATAGGACAGTTCATTCAGCGTTCAATATTCACTGACATCTGACAGCTGGTAATAAGCCGGAGAGAGTTCCACCAAAACTTGATCAGCGTATTAAACTGAACTTTCATTTCAAAAAGCTATTcaaggaatgaaatggccagggccattgtgctcacctcatgtggaggaaagatggataaagagcatggtattgtgtcatgtagtgttaggtttgatgtaggtccaagcaattacaatttccccaaaatggccaatttacagtacattcgacctctgtgaccttgaaaagtaggtcaaatcaaagaagacccgggtgacacattgaatggttgttagaattagatgtacctatgatataaaattggtgccaatcgggcaagtaattactaggaataatggcattttgaagaatttaggatttggccccctccctggaggccaaacggcaaatcagatcgcaccaaacttcggtacctgagatcacctgaccaaggggtacatgtgtactttatttgtgatcaatagtcattgcagttaagaaacgtgccatagttacggcctgacggcgaatttacgccatttgacctctgtgaccttgacaagaaggtcaaattacaaacctgtgtgacatatactgtatggtggttagatgtacccatgatatcaaattggtggcaatcgggcaagaagttaaggaataatcacatttttaaggtttttggattttgccccctggtggtcaagtggtgaatcatattggaccaaacttcggtccctgagatcacctgactaaggggtaaatgtgtaccaaatttggtatcaatagtcattgcagtttagaaacgtgccatcgttacatcctaacggccaatttacaccatttgacctctgtgaccttgaaaaggaggtcaaatcaaaaacccggaggatatatgatgcacctttcctagaagtacctaccatatttttttcaaaatttcccgactactattaagggagatattgcatattttcacttttaacatttggccccctggtggccaaaccatgaaacgaatcggaccgaaacttggtctccaaggtgccattacataagggtacatgtgtaccaagtttcaactcaatagctctaacagttacgaaacgtgccctgctaacggacgacggacgacgacgacgacgacgacgacgacgacgacgacgacggacgacggacgccacggtatgggataagctcacctctgctaagaggtgagctaaaaacgtacCGGTAATTGACATTGTGTGTGAAGGGCAAAGAAAGAGGTACAAACATTTTCAGATTAACAATATCATGGAATCATAATGCCCACGTTGGATTGAGTCAGAAAACATGGAATTAACACATACTTATACATCCAACCGTAACAAATCTTTGGccatttgaattttttcactgtttggtttgaaaaaaataaaggtGGTTAAACCTGACagaaattgtagcattctggtCAAAACTCTGCGCAACTACCATTCTCAACATAAGCATGCCATGTAACATCAACTTCTATAAAATAACTAACTTGAATACTTGCATAGAGTTAGCTGATATCGATTACAATGACTTCTCCTTGATACGAAATTTATCAAAACAGATCTCTACAGTACAATACGGAATTCGGTAGTAGTCTGGATAGGCAGACCCTAAATGGTGAATGCAAATACTGCTAATAATTCGAATTCACCAATGTAGTTTTTGGTGTAGGCTGTGCATATAAGTTCAAAACAATTTGCTTAGTGTTCCCAAATCAGTATCTTCTCCAATCATGCAGGTTCAAGTGagtgaatgaaaacaaatgcaTGTCCCTCGTCCAACTCAAATTGCCATGTCCCTGAATTGATTTGAATCCGAAATTTACATTGTGACACTTTTCTGGAAAACCCCACAAAACAAAATCACAAGCAACTTGATATTTTTAaccttacatgtacaatgtaactcACAACCGAGACCTTGGGTAGATATGATTCCCAGGACATCGAACAATGTTGCATCAAACATACACATGGGTCCAAGGTTGGGGTCAATTCCGTGACGTCGGACAGGAGAAATCCCGTCAAATCACCCTGGCAACGAAACATGGCAGTTGGCCCGAGAATCATCTATTGCTGGGATCACCGATAATAAATGCAAAACATTTCATGACACTATTTACATAGCCTTGTACACTTTGAGGCCATCTCTGTTAACAAATCTATGATATAGAATAGCATATCACAATAAATAAAAGAATATTCTTTCATCCTGAAAATTATCTACTATTTGTACAAGTTTATCCAACTTACATTTGATACCGTACTTACAACTTAATACATGCACCTCTGCTATGATGAACACTACACTCTTTTTCGTAACTACAAGGCCAATCAGTGTCACTTTAGATGATATTCAATTAGGGACTATTGTGTTTGATGTTTCtagaaatttaattttaatTAAAAATAAATCTATCCATTATGGTTATTTACAATCAACAATAACTTCTCACCCTTTTATCAtacatgaaaacaaaacttaggaaaattctgaaaaatctaAAATCCTTCTGACTCGGCAAGTTTAAACCACATTTCAGCAAAAAAACAAAGATgagatgaaatttttttgaaat
Protein-coding regions in this window:
- the LOC135491731 gene encoding renalase-like; protein product: MSGPRVAIVGGGISGLVCGARLGQLGLKDVTVFDTGRRAPGGRCSSRNVNINGKIHVFDHSAQYFTVSDEKFAKIVGFLNRQGAAKIWNGKVGRLKSGRIFEESKAQMFIGTDGMQSIAQSLATQVKVQPKTWVGNVLWEPTIKRWRVDRYGHFDYLVVAHNGKCADKLMASAGVPDIHKLLRVRFGDRLLPNDQRMQLCSIWCLLVAFPQTLKLSIDGAHVDGITSRDGKPSIISWIANNTQKLQKPSERQNGPECWTIFSTKEFGTANKVPQENIPPKKAEEVTERLLVAFAEVTGLKRGALKPCFTKVQLWGAAVPMNVLDNGEECVFDGMHHVGICGDWLTSPCIEGAAVSGLAVAEKIYKDSQGKQEGTSLCCKFKPTESVVIGAFPTNPALHFNPLPHHQ